In a single window of the Rhopalosiphum padi isolate XX-2018 chromosome 1, ASM2088224v1, whole genome shotgun sequence genome:
- the LOC132921318 gene encoding dual specificity protein phosphatase 22-B isoform X2 — protein MDKVIPGLFIGSFRDSKDFAQLESNQITHIISILDAPKKIYQDKKYLCIEAIDSPEQNLIQYFQICNDFIHKARLKNQNVLVHCLAGMSRSVTIAAAYIMSATTIKLKHVLRLLKACRSISSPNEGFNKQLQYYECNYLLEVRDHHNKKEQD, from the exons ATGGATAAG gtGATCCCTGGTTTGTTTATTGGCAGTTTTAGAGACTCGAAAGATTTTGCTCAACTAGAAAGTAATCAAATAACtcatataatttctatattggATGCACCAAAGAAAATTTATCAA gataaaaaatatttatgtattgaagcTATTGATAGTCCCGAACAAAatcttatacaatattttcaaatatgcaatgattttatacataaagctcgtcttaaaaatcaaaatgtctTAGTTCATTG TTTGGCTGGAATGTCTAGAAGTGTAACAATAGCTGCTGCTTATATCATGTCAGCcactactattaaattaaaacatgttcTTCGACTTCTGAAAGCATGTCGATCAATTTCAAGTCCCAACGAAGGATTTAATAAACAACTCCAGTATTATgagtgtaattatttattagaagtgCGTGATCATCATAACAA gaAAGAACAAGATTAG
- the LOC132918104 gene encoding uncharacterized protein LOC132918104 has product MILKMYILLYKLINIVSIQMCVGTTVRLNIPDVDRARGSPRNVLAVVTEVKDDLYKLCTESGLLKHMYTRSEINPCKANLLDLSTVLKSAGQTEKPLSLREAATVNSISGAQGYTRCQCKTICKTNRCACRSASRICNSKCHGSLLCENKNE; this is encoded by the exons atgatattaaaaatgtatattttactgtacaaattaataaatattgtttcgaTACAAATGTGTGTTGGAACTACAGTACGTCTGAATATTCCAGATGTAGATCGTGCTCGTGGATCACCAAGAAATGTATTAGCTGTTGTAACAGAAGTTAAGGACGATTTATACAAGCTAT gcACTGAAAGTGGACTTCTAAAACATATGTACACAAGATCAGAAATAAATCCTTGCAAAGCAAATTTATTGGATCTAAGTACTGTTTTAAAATCGGCAGGTCAAACAGAAAAACCATTATCACTTCGGGAGGCAGCTACTGTAAATAGTATTTCAGGGGCACAAGGATATACCCGATGTCAATGTAAGACAATATGCAAGACGAACAGGTGTGCTTGCAGATCGGCATCTAGAATTTGTAATTCTAAATGTCATGGAAGTTTgctatgtgaaaataaaaatgagtaa
- the LOC132921318 gene encoding dual specificity protein phosphatase 22-B isoform X1 — MDKVIPGLFIGSFRDSKDFAQLESNQITHIISILDAPKKIYQDKKYLCIEAIDSPEQNLIQYFQICNDFIHKARLKNQNVLVHCLAGMSRSVTIAAAYIMSATTIKLKHVLRLLKACRSISSPNEGFNKQLQYYECNYLLEERTRLASISHSNNQLISDEEYCKRIIGEEHKK, encoded by the exons ATGGATAAG gtGATCCCTGGTTTGTTTATTGGCAGTTTTAGAGACTCGAAAGATTTTGCTCAACTAGAAAGTAATCAAATAACtcatataatttctatattggATGCACCAAAGAAAATTTATCAA gataaaaaatatttatgtattgaagcTATTGATAGTCCCGAACAAAatcttatacaatattttcaaatatgcaatgattttatacataaagctcgtcttaaaaatcaaaatgtctTAGTTCATTG TTTGGCTGGAATGTCTAGAAGTGTAACAATAGCTGCTGCTTATATCATGTCAGCcactactattaaattaaaacatgttcTTCGACTTCTGAAAGCATGTCGATCAATTTCAAGTCCCAACGAAGGATTTAATAAACAACTCCAGTATTATgagtgtaattatttattagaa gaAAGAACAAGATTAGCATCTATCAGCCATTCTAATAACCAACTTATATCAGATGAAGAATATTGTAAAAGAATCATTGGAGaagaacacaaaaaataa
- the LOC132918572 gene encoding 52 kDa repressor of the inhibitor of the protein kinase-like, whose amino-acid sequence MSLAEDTLKEFQTLRTNVDIEFHAIFEDSKGLANTFNVDISMPRITGRQKNRVNIVTESPETYFRISVFIPYLDTFIEQLKSRFIDHKNTILDFKSLISVEQNETTFLKLAKTYTTDLSECQDSILLSEYKLWQRRLKNVETCNLPKNAMEAIILCNQEIYPNVFKLLQIFATLPVSSSSNERTFSNLKRIKTYLRNTISQKRLNGLAMLSIHRNEQITTDDVMKELSLKKRRLEFII is encoded by the exons ATGAGCCTTGCCGAAGATACCTTAAAAGAATTTCAGACATTACGAACAAATGTAGATATTGAATTTCATGCTATTTTTGAAGATTCAAAAGGTTTAgcaaatacatttaatgtagaTATATCTATGCCAAGAATAACAGGCAGACAAAAAAATAGAGTTAATATTGTCACTGAATCACCAGAAACCTATTTTCGAATAAGCGTATTTATACCTTATTTAGATACATTCATCGAACAACTAAAATCAAGATTCATCGaccacaaaaatacaattttagattttaaatcgCTAATATCTGTTGAACAAAATGAAACGACATTTTTGAAGTTGGCAAAAACTTACACGACTGATTTAAGTGAATGTCaagattctattttattatcagaATATAAACTATGGCAAAgacgtttaaaaaatgttgagacTTGTAATTTACCAAAAAACGCAATGGAAGCAATAATACTATGCAATCAAGAAATATAtccaaatgtttttaaattgctaCAAATCTTTGCAACATTACCAGTTTCTTCATCATCGAATGAGAGAaccttttcaaatttaaaaagaataaagacTTACTTACGAAACACGATATctcaa aagAGATTAAATGGTTTGGCCATGTTATCGATTCACAGAAATGAACAAATTACTACTGATGATGTTATGAAGGAATTGAGCTTAAAAAAAAGGCgtcttgaatttattatttaa
- the LOC132921298 gene encoding double-strand-break repair protein rad21 homolog, translating to MFYSHFSLSKKGPLARIWLAAHWDKKLTKAQVFETNIETSVDGILQPKVKMALRTSGHLLLGVVRIYSRKAKYLLADCNEAFVKIKMAFRPGMVDLPEDNHIAATNAITLPEVFHDFDTAMPDLNDVDIEAQFSLNQSRAEEITLHEDYNISSMVSKNSGFDQGFGFSEVENSDILRHGIEHSLLFSEGVDHLMNRDKEPIASTSTGSGILSQNSLGMDAPIRDDGFGGNIGQVITDNFFQAGGLFDDVPSAPMEVNDGQGPPSPPPFNTPNRNDDDDDDNHFMPPSPGRQSSDGSRPASPVNLPFPNAGALGLIPSPTRDQTLMPPPDIDMHDMHDMHDIHDIQASEEPEPLNEQNTSVDQTTLVQNEEESFALAPVDASALRGLPKTKRKRKLIVDEVKNISGEEMKAQLSDTTDIVITLDLAPPTKRLMHWKETGGVEKLFALPGKNIPAIPLAKNYQRHLTAKTLNNDELDGEGGIEGDEENVLPAIAGPVPGRRGRKRKIPVDEENQKPAKKDVVPPIPEVPSQVESMEVEIPAPLSVAPPTPAIPEEPEHEEINQQQPIEPQPFITSPLNDNGQMLPPGTPAHKSVDPINNEEQLINPFDDLQAPPSVNDSSEANNQSLQPELQNMGYDNHINQSNDFNQVIMDNMGYDGHHNAPVTPGLPSPRGGATPWRDQDYDYPASVGPVEEQQAPHETNEQYEERVMNKRANQLYHTIKTRFAQKDTLVFDDLTYRNRRKEAAQKFYSVLVLKKYKVLELIQSAPYEPIQLVKGACFTDPKL from the exons ATGTTTTATTCGCACTTCTCGTTGTCCAAGAAAGGGCCTCTCGCCCGTATCTGGTTGGCTGCCCATTGGGACAAGAAATTGACCAAGGCCCAAGTGTTTGAAACCAACATTGAGACATCTGTAGACGGAATTTTACAGCCAAAA gTGAAAATGGCCCTACGTACGTCAGGACATCTTTTGTTGGGTGTGGTGCGAATTTATTCACGTAAAGCTAAATACCTGTTGGCTGATTGTAATGAAGCTTTTGTCAAGATTAAAATGGCTTTTCGACCTGGCATGGTTGACTTGCCCGAGGATAATCATATAGCAGCAACTAATGCTATAACACTCCCAGAAGTATTTCATGATTTTGATACAGCCATGCCAGACttgaa cgaTGTTGATATAGAAGCTCAATTCAGTTTAAACCAGTCAAGAGCTGAAGAAATAACTTTGCatgaagattataatattagctCTATGGTTTCTAAAAACTCTGGTTTTGATCAAGGATTTGGATTCtctgaagttgaaaattctGATATACTCCGTCATGGAATTGAACATTCCCTGTTGTTTAGTGAAGGTGTCGATCATTTAATGAACCGTGATAAAGAACCTATAGCTTCTACATCTACTGGATCTGGTATTTTAAGCCAAAACAGTTTAGGAATGGATGCCCCAATTAGAGATGATGGATTTGGAGGTAATATCGGTCAAGTCATCACTGATAACTTTTTTCAAGCTGGAGGTTTATTTGATGATGTACCTTCTGCTCCTATGGAAGTCAATGATGGTCAAGGTCCTCCTAGTCCTCCACCATTCAATACACCTAATcgaaatgatgatgatgatgatgataatcaCTTTATGCCTCCTAGTCCAGGTAGACAAAGCTCTGATGGTTCAAGACCCGCATCGCCTGTTAATTTACCATTCCCTAATGCTGGTGCATTAGGTCTTATACCATCACCAACACGAGATCAGACATTGATGCCTCCTCCAGATATAGATATGCATGATATGCACGATATGCATGATATTCATGATATTCAAGCATCTGAAGAACCTGAGCCATTAAATGAACAGAATACTTCTGTAGACCAAACTACTTTGGTACAAAATGAAGAAGAAAGTTTTGCTTTAGCTCCAGTTGATGCTAGTGCATTGAGAGGATTACCAAAGACTAAAAGAAAGCGAAAACTTATTGTGGATGAAGTGAAAAATATTTCTGGCGAAGAAATGAAAGCGCAATTGAGCGATACAACAGACATTGTAATTACATTAGATTTAGCACCGCCTACTAAAAGATTAATGCATTGGAAGGAGACAGGTGGTgtagaaaaattatttgctcTTCCTGGAAAAAATATACCAGCTATACCATTAGCTAAG aattaccAAAGACATTTAACAGcaaaaacattgaataatgATGAATTAGATGGTGAAGGTGGTATTGAAGGAGATGAAGAAAATGTGTTACCTGCAATAGCTGGCCCGGTACCTGGACGTCGTGGTCGTAAAAGAAAAATACCTGTTGATGAAGAAAATCAAAAACCGGCTAAAAAAGATGTTGTGCCGCCAATACCGGAAGTACCATCTCAAGTT gaATCTATGGAAGTGGAAATTCCTGCACCATTGTCTGTAGCTCCTCCTACACCAGCTATTCCTGAAGAACCGGAACATGAAGAAATTAATCAACAACAGCCAATTGAACCACAACCATTTATAACATCACCATTAAATGATAATGGTCAAATGTTACCCCCTGGAACACCCGCACATAAGTCAGTTGATCCAATTAATAATGAAGAACAg CTCATAAATCCATTTGATGATTTACAAGCACCCCCATCAGTCAATGATTCATCAGAAGCAAACAATCAGTCATTACAACCAGAATTACAAAACATGGGTTATGATAACCATATAAATCAA tccaATGATTTCAATCAAGTCATAATGGATAATATGGGATATGATGGTCATCATAATGCTCCTGTTACACCAGGATTACCTTCACCAAGAGGTGGTGCAACACCTTGGCGTGACCAAGATTATGATTATCCTGCATCTGTTGGACCT gtgGAAGAACAACAAGCTCCACATGAAACAAATGAACAATATGAAGAACGAGTAATGAACAAAAGAGCTAATCAGTTGTACCACACAATTAAGACGAGATTCGCACAAAAAGACACTCTTGTTTTTGATGATCTTACCTACAGAAATCGGAGGAAAGAG GCAGCTCAGAAGTTTTATTCAGTCCtggtattgaaaaaatacaaagtCTTAGAGTTAATTCAATCTGCCCCCTATGAACCTATACAGCTTGTGAAAGGCGCATGTTTCACCGACCCAAAactgtaa
- the LOC132921303 gene encoding twinfilin, whose translation MSHQTGIKANDTLKKFFSKATSDKSVRAIKVSIVDEELSLSGHEKHHKSWKDDFEKVVKQFILPEVPCYVLYRFDVKSDTKNYDWLLISWCPDVAPIRQKMLYASTKATLKQEFGSAKIKEELHGTSMVDVTLDGLEQSRLSQKAPAPLTIREEEIAELRKAEVGHSTSVSVDSRSQAVSGIKFPMSVAAVTALSIFVDSSEINYVQFYIDMTKESIELATSDNVSVNLLNDQVPKNDARYHLYMYQHKRNGTQTNSVFFIYSMPGYSCPIKVRMLYSSCKSPFIEELENLYKLKIHKKLEIDNDDVINEKYLLDELYPEKESDKPKFSKPKAPGRGVRRIIKSNE comes from the exons atgtcaCACCAGACAGGAATCAAAG CAAATGACACACTAAAAAAGTTCTTTAGCAAAGCAACATCAGACAAGAGTGTTCGGGCCATTAAAGTGTCCATTGTAGACG agGAACTTTCTCTATCTGGTCATGAAAAACATCACAAATCATGGAAAGATGATTTTGAAAAAGTTgtcaaacaatttatattaccaGAAGTAccgtgttatgtattatatag atttgaTGTAAAAAGTGACACCAAAAATTATGATTGGTTACTTATAAGTTGGTGTCCTGATGTAGCGCCTATTCGACAAAAGATGTTATATGCATCTACAAAAGCTACTCTCAAACAAGAATTTGGCAGTGCTAAAATTAAAGAAGAACTTCATGGGACTAGCATG gttGATGTCACTCTTGATGGATTAGAACAAAGTCGATTGTCACAAAAAGCACCAGCACCTTTAACTATCCGTGAAGAAGAAATCGCTGAACTTAGAAAAGCAGAGGTTGGACATAGTACATCAGTGTCTGTAGATAGTCGATCACAGGCAGTGTCTGGTATCAAGTTTCCTATGTCTGTTGCTGCTGTAACAGCACTTTCCATATTTGTGGATAGTAGTGAAATAAACTATGTACAATTCTACATTG ATATGACAAAAGAGAGTATTGAATTAGCTACTTCAGACAACGTATCTGTGAACCTTCTCAATGATCAAGTTCCTAAAAATGATGCTAGATATCATCTTTATATGTACCAACATAAGAGAAATGGTACCCAAACAAATTCTGTTT ttttcatttaCTCAATGCCAGGATACTCGTGTCCTATAAAAGTGAGAATGTTGTACTCCAGTTGCAAATCACCATTTATCGAAGAATTAgaaaacttatataaattaaaaattcataaaaaa ttgGAAATAGATAATGATGATGTCATCAATGAGAAATATCTATTAGATGAACTATACCCAGAAAAAGAATCTGATAAACCAAAATTCAGTAAGCCCAAAGCTCCAGGACGAGGTGTTCGAAGAATAATAAAGTCTAACGAataa